Proteins encoded together in one Flavobacterium keumense window:
- a CDS encoding RHS repeat domain-containing protein produces the protein MIKRKVRRLCAAGFVRNYGYKYDNLNRLKDATYQKSGQVTGMYNENLSYDKNGNIMNLSRNGDRDEQYLPIQIDNLQYGYATNSNKLMSVVDNSNNTSGFKDGNTTGDDYVYDANGNMTVDKNKNITSIVYNHLNLPTKIIFPTGNIVYSYTASGQKMQKIVTEGTNTTTTDYLGGYHYQNTVLQFFPTVEGYVKNTSVSGTNSYSYVFNYTDHLGNVRISYTQNPSTNTLTILDENSYYPFGLKHTVSNTVVQGQDYKYKYNGKELQDELGLNLYDYGARNYMADIGRWGSIDNKSEKYVSLSPYHYAGNNPILYLDVDGNEFTEDAWKWVNRLIADINSRQEKNNSSIADYKAKIAEGGSDRQIARWNKNINSLTANNAELETTRGETATLAASSQVYDVVTNNAGTERDALGNTTTTNQTTFNSDNNRVQLTVSSGTDLGLFSHELKHMYQFETGETTLGLTKNNGGISLKGNNLLFYDLSDEVQAYQRGALFGQRENINSVSDVLAKGIYSDKIPSGPINAVNHPNAAAIKNNPQSFANSYNAAFRIGTTTYKPR, from the coding sequence TTGATTAAACGCAAAGTCAGGAGACTTTGCGCAGCTGGTTTTGTTAGAAATTATGGCTATAAATACGATAACTTGAACCGTTTGAAAGACGCTACCTACCAAAAGTCAGGGCAAGTGACTGGTATGTATAACGAGAACTTAAGTTATGATAAGAATGGCAATATTATGAATTTAAGCCGTAATGGCGACCGAGACGAACAGTATTTGCCGATACAAATTGATAATTTACAGTATGGTTATGCTACCAACTCGAACAAGCTTATGAGTGTGGTGGATAACTCGAATAATACCAGTGGTTTTAAAGATGGTAACACCACAGGAGACGACTATGTATATGATGCTAACGGTAATATGACGGTGGACAAAAACAAGAATATTACCAGTATAGTGTACAACCATTTGAACCTGCCTACCAAAATAATTTTTCCAACTGGAAATATTGTGTACTCTTACACTGCTAGTGGACAGAAAATGCAAAAAATAGTAACAGAGGGAACCAATACTACCACCACGGATTATTTAGGGGGTTACCACTACCAAAACACGGTATTGCAGTTTTTTCCAACAGTAGAAGGCTATGTGAAAAACACTTCTGTGAGTGGTACTAACTCGTACAGTTATGTGTTTAATTACACGGACCATTTAGGGAATGTTAGAATTAGTTACACTCAAAATCCTAGCACCAACACACTTACCATTTTGGACGAGAATAGTTATTATCCTTTTGGGTTGAAGCATACTGTTAGTAATACTGTTGTTCAGGGACAGGATTATAAGTATAAGTATAACGGAAAAGAACTGCAAGATGAGCTGGGGCTTAACTTGTACGATTATGGGGCAAGGAATTATATGGCGGATATTGGTCGTTGGGGAAGTATTGATAATAAATCAGAAAAATATGTTTCATTATCCCCATATCACTATGCAGGAAACAACCCAATATTATATTTAGATGTTGATGGTAATGAATTTACAGAAGATGCTTGGAAATGGGTAAATAGATTAATTGCTGATATTAACTCTAGACAAGAAAAAAACAATAGCAGTATTGCTGACTATAAAGCTAAAATTGCAGAAGGTGGTAGTGACAGACAGATAGCAAGATGGAATAAAAATATTAACTCACTTACAGCCAATAATGCAGAACTTGAAACTACAAGAGGAGAAACTGCAACATTAGCAGCTTCCTCACAAGTTTACGATGTTGTAACCAATAATGCAGGTACAGAACGAGACGCATTAGGTAATACTACAACTACCAACCAAACAACCTTTAATAGCGATAACAACAGAGTTCAACTAACTGTTTCTTCTGGTACAGATTTAGGGCTTTTTTCCCACGAATTAAAGCATATGTATCAATTTGAAACAGGAGAAACCACATTAGGATTAACTAAAAATAATGGAGGCATAAGTCTAAAAGGGAATAATCTTTTATTTTATGATTTATCAGATGAAGTTCAAGCCTATCAAAGAGGGGCATTATTTGGACAAAGGGAAAATATAAATTCTGTATCTGATGTTTTGGCAAAAGGAATATATAGCGACAAGATTCCTTCAGGACCTATTAATGCTGTTAATCACCCAAATGCAGCAGCTATAAAAAATAATCCTCAATCATTTGCTAATAGTTACAATGCTGCTTTTAGAATTGGAACTACAACATATAAACCGCGATAA
- the gyrA gene encoding DNA gyrase subunit A, translating to MSEGEKLIPINIEDEMKSAYIDYSMSVIVSRALPDVRDGLKPVHRRVLYGMYDLGVFSNKAHKKSARIVGEVLGKYHPHGDTSVYDAMVRMAQEWSMRYLLVDGQGNFGSVDGDSPAAMRYTEARMRKISEEIMADIEKETVDFQLNFDDTLQEPKVMPTRVPTLLINGATGIAVGMATNMPPHNLTEVINGTVAYIDNNAIEVDELMSHIKAPDFPTGGIIYGYEGVREAFKTGRGRIVIRAKVNFEEVDGRESIVVTEIPYQVNKADMIKRTADLVNEKKIDGIANIRDESDRNGMRIVYILKRDATPNVVLNTLYKFTQLQSSFSVNNIALVNGRPETLNLKDMIHHFVEHRHDVVIRRTQFELRKAEERAHILEGLIIASDNIDEVIALIKASKNTDEAKEKLIERFKLSDIQARAIVEMRLRQLTGLEQDKLRAEYEEIMKLIEHLRALLADVNLRIALIKEELIEIRDKYGDERRSQIEYSGGDVSIEDLIADEKVVITISHAGYIKRTNLSEYKTQNRGGVGQKSAGTRDQDFLEHMFVATNHQYMMFFTQKGKCFWMRVYEIPEGSKTAKGRALQNLINIESDDKVKAFICTQDLRDKDYVSTHNLVMVTKQGQVKKTSLEKYSKPRVNGVAAITIKEGDELLAAQLTDGQSQIIIAVKSGKLVRFEETKTRPMGRTASGVRGITLKDDTDEVIGMVTVNDMNSEILVVAENGYGKRSSLDDYRITNRGGKGVKTLNITEKTGQLISINAVTDNDDLMIINKSGLTIRMAVEDLRVMGRATQGVKLINIKGNDSIAAVTKVMKDDPAEVELDEDGNPIESEAIERVKPVLEVLEDDGAADEDDEEEEEIEDEEDVDDTDEDDSDE from the coding sequence ATGTCTGAAGGAGAAAAGTTAATTCCTATTAACATAGAAGATGAAATGAAATCAGCTTACATCGATTATTCGATGTCAGTAATTGTATCAAGAGCGCTTCCAGATGTTAGAGACGGTTTAAAACCGGTACATCGAAGAGTACTTTACGGAATGTATGATTTAGGAGTTTTTTCAAATAAAGCCCACAAGAAATCCGCTAGAATTGTAGGGGAAGTTTTAGGTAAGTACCATCCACACGGTGATACTTCAGTGTATGATGCTATGGTTCGTATGGCTCAAGAATGGAGTATGCGTTATTTGTTAGTAGATGGGCAAGGTAACTTTGGATCTGTCGATGGAGATAGTCCTGCAGCAATGCGTTATACCGAGGCTAGAATGCGTAAGATTTCTGAAGAAATAATGGCAGATATCGAAAAAGAAACAGTTGACTTTCAACTGAATTTTGACGATACCTTACAAGAACCTAAAGTAATGCCAACACGCGTTCCTACTTTATTGATCAACGGAGCTACGGGAATTGCAGTAGGGATGGCTACTAATATGCCTCCACATAATTTAACAGAAGTTATTAATGGGACAGTAGCTTACATCGATAATAATGCTATTGAAGTAGATGAGTTGATGTCGCATATTAAGGCACCTGATTTCCCAACAGGAGGTATTATTTATGGATATGAGGGAGTACGCGAAGCTTTTAAAACAGGTCGTGGTAGAATTGTAATTCGTGCTAAAGTCAATTTTGAAGAAGTAGACGGTAGAGAATCTATTGTGGTAACTGAAATTCCTTACCAAGTCAATAAAGCGGATATGATTAAACGCACGGCTGATTTGGTTAACGAAAAGAAAATAGACGGTATTGCTAATATTCGTGATGAGTCGGATAGAAATGGTATGCGAATCGTTTATATCTTAAAACGTGATGCTACTCCAAATGTAGTGTTGAATACCTTGTACAAATTCACCCAACTGCAGTCATCATTCAGTGTCAATAATATTGCATTAGTAAATGGTCGTCCAGAAACATTGAATCTAAAAGATATGATTCATCATTTTGTTGAGCACCGTCATGATGTGGTAATTAGAAGAACTCAATTCGAATTACGAAAAGCCGAGGAAAGAGCACATATTTTAGAAGGATTAATTATTGCTTCTGATAATATTGACGAAGTAATTGCTTTGATCAAAGCTTCTAAAAATACGGATGAAGCTAAAGAAAAATTAATAGAAAGATTCAAACTATCAGATATTCAGGCTCGTGCTATTGTTGAAATGCGTTTACGCCAATTAACAGGATTAGAGCAAGATAAATTGCGTGCTGAATACGAAGAAATCATGAAGTTAATTGAGCATTTAAGAGCTTTATTAGCCGATGTGAATTTGAGAATTGCATTAATTAAAGAAGAGTTAATTGAAATCAGAGACAAGTATGGCGATGAACGTCGTTCTCAAATTGAATATTCAGGAGGAGATGTGAGTATTGAAGATTTGATTGCTGATGAAAAAGTAGTGATTACGATTTCACATGCAGGATATATCAAACGCACGAATTTGTCGGAGTACAAAACTCAAAATAGAGGCGGAGTAGGACAGAAAAGCGCAGGAACTCGTGATCAGGATTTCTTAGAACATATGTTTGTTGCTACAAATCACCAATATATGATGTTCTTTACTCAAAAAGGAAAATGTTTTTGGATGCGTGTGTACGAAATTCCAGAAGGAAGTAAAACTGCAAAAGGAAGAGCGCTACAAAACTTAATTAATATAGAGTCTGATGATAAGGTGAAAGCATTTATCTGTACACAAGACCTAAGAGATAAAGACTATGTAAGTACGCATAATTTGGTGATGGTAACTAAGCAAGGACAGGTCAAGAAAACTTCTTTAGAGAAGTATTCTAAACCTCGTGTAAATGGAGTAGCAGCTATCACTATTAAAGAAGGAGACGAATTACTTGCAGCGCAATTAACTGACGGACAAAGCCAAATAATTATAGCTGTTAAATCAGGTAAATTAGTTCGCTTTGAGGAAACCAAAACGCGACCAATGGGAAGAACTGCTTCAGGAGTTCGTGGTATTACTTTAAAAGATGATACAGACGAGGTAATCGGAATGGTAACGGTTAACGATATGAACAGTGAAATTCTAGTTGTTGCAGAAAATGGTTACGGTAAGCGTTCAAGCCTTGATGATTATAGAATTACCAATAGAGGAGGAAAAGGAGTAAAAACATTGAATATTACCGAAAAAACAGGTCAGTTGATTTCCATTAATGCAGTGACTGACAATGACGATTTGATGATTATCAACAAATCAGGATTGACTATCAGAATGGCGGTTGAGGATCTTCGTGTAATGGGACGTGCTACTCAAGGAGTTAAATTAATCAACATCAAAGGAAACGATTCTATTGCTGCAGTTACCAAAGTAATGAAAGATGACCCCGCTGAAGTGGAATTAGACGAAGATGGAAATCCAATTGAATCGGAAGCTATCGAAAGAGTTAAACCAGTTCTAGAAGTTCTAGAAGATGATGGAGCTGCTGACGAAGACGATGAGGAAGAAGAGGAAATCGAAGACGAAGAGGATGTTGATGACACTGACGAGGATGATTCAGACGAATAA
- a CDS encoding DUF421 domain-containing protein: protein MNPYLDIVLRSISVYFFMIIALRIFGKKELSQLNTADIILILLISNSVQNAMVGNDTSLWGGLTAAAVLFAFNFILKKLIYTYKPFSDFLLEKPEILIHDGNLDFKKLGQLNITSEELKEAMREHGVEYFKDVRLAMLEIDGNISIVSGKGYLRQTHHKRMKKTKKTIR, encoded by the coding sequence ATGAATCCCTATTTAGATATAGTACTACGAAGTATTTCTGTTTATTTTTTCATGATTATTGCTTTGCGAATTTTTGGCAAAAAAGAATTATCCCAGTTAAATACCGCTGATATTATTTTAATCTTATTGATTAGTAATTCCGTTCAAAACGCAATGGTAGGAAATGACACTAGCTTATGGGGTGGTCTAACTGCTGCAGCAGTACTTTTTGCTTTCAATTTTATTTTAAAAAAACTAATCTACACCTATAAGCCGTTTAGCGATTTTTTACTTGAAAAACCAGAAATTCTAATTCACGACGGGAATTTAGATTTCAAAAAATTAGGTCAATTAAACATCACCTCTGAAGAACTTAAAGAAGCAATGAGAGAACATGGAGTAGAATATTTCAAAGACGTACGATTAGCCATGCTTGAAATAGACGGAAACATAAGTATCGTCTCTGGGAAAGGATATCTTCGCCAGACTCACCACAAAAGAATGAAGAAAACAAAGAAGACCATTAGATAA
- a CDS encoding tetratricopeptide repeat protein gives MKSNYVLLASALLLSVATFAQKDQIKAAEKALKAGNAQEAITILQGAEAASAAAPDAEKAQFSFVKGNAFLALANKNEDTDKNLSAAAKAYQDLLEIEKVSGKSKYTPQATTSIIDIKYKLINSAIADSKSDKHAVGAKKLYDAYLLDKKDTINLYYAASTYVNAKEYDKAYNAYEELKKLNYSGKGTNYFAISKVNGQEQQFSTAKERDQMVKLGTHEKPRTEEIPSKRGEIFKNMALILVQNGKVAEAKKAVAEARVANPDDKSLILTEANLYLDTKDFDTYKKLITEVLASNPNDADLVFNLGVISYNAKNLVEAEGYYKKAIEIKPDYVNAYLNLAILKLDADKKLFDEIQKLGNSEKDNKRYEVLKKQREAVFTSALPYLEKAAELDDTNEEVKSTLLSVYRALEMTDKAKALKAKMKK, from the coding sequence ATGAAAAGTAACTATGTACTACTTGCATCAGCATTATTGCTATCAGTTGCCACTTTTGCTCAAAAAGACCAAATCAAAGCGGCTGAAAAAGCCTTAAAAGCAGGAAATGCTCAAGAAGCAATTACTATTTTACAAGGAGCAGAGGCTGCTTCTGCAGCTGCGCCAGATGCAGAAAAAGCACAATTTTCATTTGTGAAAGGAAATGCATTTTTAGCTTTAGCTAATAAAAATGAAGATACAGATAAAAATCTTTCGGCTGCAGCCAAAGCCTACCAAGATTTATTAGAAATTGAAAAAGTATCTGGAAAGTCTAAATATACTCCTCAAGCAACAACATCAATTATTGATATTAAATATAAGTTGATTAACAGCGCTATAGCTGATTCAAAATCAGATAAACATGCTGTAGGGGCTAAAAAATTATACGATGCTTATTTGTTAGACAAAAAAGACACAATCAATTTGTATTATGCTGCCTCTACTTATGTAAATGCTAAAGAATATGATAAAGCGTATAATGCGTATGAGGAATTGAAAAAATTGAATTACTCTGGTAAAGGGACTAATTATTTTGCAATTAGTAAAGTTAATGGTCAAGAGCAACAATTTAGCACTGCAAAAGAGAGAGATCAGATGGTTAAACTAGGGACTCACGAAAAACCTAGAACAGAAGAAATTCCATCTAAAAGAGGTGAGATTTTCAAAAACATGGCTTTGATTTTAGTTCAGAATGGTAAAGTAGCCGAAGCAAAAAAAGCAGTTGCAGAGGCTAGAGTAGCTAATCCAGATGATAAATCATTGATCCTTACTGAAGCTAATTTATATTTGGATACTAAGGATTTTGATACCTACAAAAAATTAATTACTGAAGTATTAGCGAGCAATCCCAATGATGCAGATTTAGTTTTTAATTTAGGAGTAATTAGCTACAATGCAAAAAATTTAGTAGAAGCAGAAGGGTACTATAAAAAAGCAATTGAAATTAAGCCAGATTATGTTAATGCCTATTTGAATTTAGCAATACTTAAATTAGATGCGGATAAAAAATTATTTGATGAAATTCAAAAACTAGGTAATTCGGAAAAGGATAATAAACGTTATGAAGTGCTAAAAAAACAAAGAGAAGCAGTATTTACTTCGGCATTACCTTATCTTGAAAAAGCAGCTGAATTAGATGATACTAATGAAGAAGTAAAATCAACTTTGTTAAGTGTTTATAGAGCTTTAGAAATGACTGATAAAGCGAAAGCTTTGAAAGCTAAAATGAAAAAATAG
- a CDS encoding acetyl-CoA C-acyltransferase translates to MNKRVVIVAAARTPIGSFMGGLSTTPAPQLGAVAIKGALEKINLDPSLVNEVFMGNVVQAGVGQAPARQAALFAGLPNSVACTTINKVCASGMKSVMFAAQAIQSGDAEVVVAGGMENMSLIPHYTHLRAGTKFGPTTLLDGMQKDGLTDAYDNTAMGVSADLCASEYKISRDEQDQFAIQSYERSAKAWESGKFDNEIVPVAVPQRKGEPVIVSKDEEYTNVKLDRISGLNPAFTKDGTVTAANASTINDGAAALILMSEDKAKILGLQPLAYILSYADAAQEPKWFTTSPALALPKALKKVNLTVEDVDCFEFNEAFSVVGLVNAKLLNIDINKININGGAVSLGHPLGCSGARIIVTLLNVLQQNNGKIGAAAICNGGGGASAIVIERA, encoded by the coding sequence ATGAACAAAAGAGTCGTTATTGTTGCCGCTGCCCGAACTCCTATTGGAAGTTTTATGGGAGGATTATCTACTACTCCTGCCCCACAATTAGGAGCTGTTGCCATTAAAGGCGCGCTAGAAAAAATCAATCTCGACCCTTCCTTAGTTAACGAAGTATTCATGGGCAATGTGGTACAAGCCGGCGTAGGCCAAGCACCTGCCCGACAAGCAGCTCTTTTTGCTGGTTTGCCCAATTCAGTGGCTTGTACAACCATAAATAAAGTATGCGCCTCTGGAATGAAATCAGTGATGTTTGCCGCTCAAGCCATCCAGTCTGGGGACGCCGAAGTAGTAGTGGCAGGCGGAATGGAAAACATGAGTTTGATTCCTCATTATACACACCTAAGAGCTGGGACTAAATTTGGCCCAACTACCCTACTAGATGGAATGCAGAAAGATGGACTAACCGACGCCTATGACAATACCGCTATGGGGGTTAGTGCCGACCTTTGCGCCAGCGAATATAAAATCTCAAGAGATGAACAAGACCAGTTTGCTATTCAATCGTATGAACGAAGTGCGAAAGCCTGGGAATCTGGAAAATTTGACAACGAAATTGTTCCGGTTGCAGTACCACAACGAAAAGGAGAGCCTGTAATCGTATCAAAAGACGAAGAGTATACCAATGTGAAGCTAGACAGAATTAGCGGCTTAAATCCTGCCTTTACCAAAGACGGAACGGTAACTGCCGCCAATGCTTCTACTATTAACGATGGAGCAGCAGCGCTAATTTTAATGAGTGAAGACAAAGCCAAAATTTTAGGATTACAACCTTTAGCTTATATTCTTTCGTATGCCGATGCTGCACAAGAACCAAAATGGTTTACTACAAGTCCCGCATTAGCACTACCTAAAGCTTTAAAAAAAGTAAATCTCACTGTTGAAGATGTGGACTGTTTTGAGTTTAATGAGGCCTTTTCTGTAGTAGGTTTAGTTAATGCGAAACTATTAAATATTGACATTAATAAAATAAATATCAATGGTGGAGCGGTTTCATTAGGCCATCCTCTAGGTTGTTCTGGAGCAAGAATTATCGTTACTTTATTGAATGTTTTACAACAAAATAATGGTAAAATTGGAGCTGCTGCCATCTGCAATGGCGGAGGTGGTGCTTCAGCCATAGTAATTGAGAGAGCCTAA
- a CDS encoding ATP-dependent Clp protease ATP-binding subunit — protein MDDNFSPRVKDVITYSKEEALRLGHDFIGTEHLMLGILRDGNGKAIQILNNLSVDLDHLRRKVEILSPANPSIDVSVEKKNLHLTRQAERALKTTFLEAKVFQSPSISTAHLLLCILRNENDPTTKLLNKMKIDYDIVKEQYVNMTPTEDDFLENLPKNESYSDDSGQDDSTRDTGFNNPTNKSNKKSKTPVLDNFGRDLTEMAEEGRLDPVVGREKEIERVSQILSRRKKNNPLLIGEPGVGKSAIAEGLALRIIQKKVSRILFNKRVVTLDLASLVAGTKYRGQFEERMKAVMNELEKNDDIILFIDEIHTIVGAGGATGSLDASNMFKPALARGEIQCIGATTLDEYRQYIEKDGALERRFQKIIVEPTSVPETITILNNIKNKYEDHHNVTYTPEAIEACVKLTDRYMSERFLPDKAIDALDEAGSRVHITNIEVPKQILDLERQLEDVRVLKNEVVKKQKYEEAAKLRDDEKRIEKDLAIAQEQWEEEAKNNRIQVTEDNVADVVSMMTGIPVNRIAQTESNKLAKLPELIEGKVIGQKEAVTKIARSIQRNRAGLKDPNRPIGSFIFLGQTGVGKTQLAKVIAKELFDSEDALVRIDMSEYMEKFAISRLVGAPPGYVGYEEGGQLTEKVRRKPYCVVLLDEIEKAHPDVFNMLLQVLDDGFLTDSLGRKIDFKNTIIIMTSNVGARQLKDFGQGVGFGTAARTAQVDDNSKSIIENALKKTFAPEFLNRIDDVIVFNALEKHDIDLIIEIELKKLYARIADLGYKLSLSDNAKAFIAEKGFDKQFGARPLKRAIQKYVEDSLAEEIITAKIGSGDEIFMDIEEGAQELTVQVHKAEEPTNL, from the coding sequence ATGGATGATAATTTTTCACCAAGAGTAAAAGATGTTATTACGTATAGCAAAGAAGAAGCTTTGCGATTAGGTCATGACTTCATTGGTACAGAACACTTAATGCTAGGCATTCTTAGGGATGGCAATGGCAAAGCTATTCAGATTTTAAACAATTTATCTGTAGATTTAGATCACCTACGAAGAAAGGTAGAAATTTTGAGTCCTGCCAATCCAAGTATTGATGTGAGTGTAGAAAAGAAAAATTTACATCTTACACGACAAGCAGAAAGAGCTTTAAAGACTACTTTTCTAGAAGCAAAAGTATTCCAGAGCCCTTCCATTAGCACCGCACATTTGCTTTTATGCATCTTGCGAAACGAAAATGATCCAACAACCAAACTACTCAATAAGATGAAAATCGATTATGATATAGTAAAAGAACAATATGTAAATATGACTCCAACAGAAGATGATTTCTTAGAAAACTTACCAAAAAACGAGTCGTATAGTGACGATTCAGGACAAGATGACAGTACTAGAGACACAGGATTCAACAATCCAACCAATAAGTCCAACAAAAAATCTAAAACTCCTGTTCTAGATAATTTCGGAAGAGATTTAACCGAGATGGCAGAAGAAGGAAGGCTCGATCCTGTAGTTGGACGTGAAAAAGAAATTGAGCGTGTTTCTCAAATTTTGAGCCGTAGAAAAAAGAATAATCCGTTATTAATTGGTGAACCCGGCGTAGGTAAATCGGCCATTGCTGAAGGTTTAGCTTTGCGAATTATTCAGAAAAAAGTATCTCGTATTCTGTTCAACAAACGAGTAGTAACCCTAGATTTAGCTAGTTTAGTAGCTGGAACTAAATACCGTGGACAGTTTGAAGAACGTATGAAAGCGGTAATGAATGAGTTAGAGAAAAATGACGACATCATTCTTTTTATTGACGAAATCCACACCATTGTAGGTGCTGGAGGAGCAACAGGTTCTTTAGACGCTTCTAATATGTTTAAGCCTGCTTTGGCGCGTGGCGAAATCCAATGTATCGGAGCTACAACCCTTGACGAATACCGCCAATACATTGAAAAAGACGGAGCACTTGAAAGACGTTTTCAAAAAATAATTGTAGAACCTACTTCGGTTCCCGAAACGATTACCATTTTAAACAACATTAAGAATAAATACGAAGACCATCATAACGTAACTTATACCCCTGAAGCAATCGAAGCTTGTGTGAAATTGACCGACCGCTATATGTCGGAACGCTTTTTACCAGACAAAGCAATTGATGCTTTGGACGAAGCTGGTTCGAGAGTTCATATTACTAATATTGAAGTTCCAAAACAGATTTTAGATTTAGAACGTCAATTAGAAGATGTTCGAGTTTTGAAAAATGAAGTTGTTAAGAAACAAAAATACGAAGAGGCAGCTAAACTTCGAGACGACGAAAAACGCATCGAAAAAGATTTGGCTATAGCCCAAGAACAATGGGAAGAAGAGGCGAAGAACAATCGTATTCAGGTTACCGAAGATAATGTGGCTGATGTGGTTTCTATGATGACAGGAATTCCTGTTAATCGAATTGCGCAAACTGAAAGTAATAAATTAGCTAAACTACCTGAACTTATTGAAGGAAAGGTTATTGGACAAAAAGAAGCTGTTACTAAAATTGCGCGTTCAATTCAAAGAAATCGTGCCGGATTAAAAGATCCTAATCGACCTATTGGTTCTTTTATTTTCTTAGGACAAACAGGTGTAGGTAAAACCCAATTAGCCAAAGTAATTGCAAAAGAATTGTTCGACTCAGAAGACGCTTTAGTTCGTATTGACATGAGCGAATACATGGAGAAATTTGCCATTTCAAGATTAGTTGGGGCGCCTCCAGGATATGTTGGTTATGAAGAAGGCGGACAATTAACCGAAAAAGTACGTAGAAAACCATACTGTGTGGTATTGCTTGACGAAATCGAAAAAGCACATCCAGATGTTTTCAACATGCTTCTTCAAGTGTTAGATGACGGATTTTTAACAGATAGTTTAGGACGTAAAATCGATTTCAAAAATACAATTATCATTATGACGTCAAATGTTGGAGCTAGACAATTGAAAGATTTTGGTCAAGGTGTTGGTTTTGGTACAGCAGCAAGAACAGCACAAGTAGATGATAATTCAAAAAGCATTATTGAGAACGCGTTGAAAAAAACATTTGCACCTGAATTTTTAAATAGAATCGATGATGTAATTGTTTTCAATGCTTTAGAGAAACACGACATTGATTTGATTATCGAAATCGAATTGAAAAAATTATACGCTCGTATCGCTGACCTTGGCTACAAATTAAGTCTGTCTGATAACGCAAAAGCTTTCATAGCTGAAAAAGGATTTGACAAACAATTTGGCGCAAGACCTTTAAAAAGAGCCATTCAAAAATATGTCGAAGATTCATTGGCAGAAGAAATTATCACTGCAAAAATTGGATCGGGAGACGAAATTTTCATGGACATTGAAGAAGGAGCTCAAGAATTGACTGTACAGGTTCACAAAGCCGAAGAGCCTACAAATCTATAA
- a CDS encoding C40 family peptidase: MFGICNLAIIPLRFEPSDRSEIVSQVLFGEHFEVLEELKQWRRIRLHYDNYEGWVDSKQFQIISETDYKTLSKEPITLNADLIDYISAPNNTLLPIPLGASLSFLNHSNINSAHFEFDGTKTSGIQDKSKLINTAFMYLNAPYLWGGKTPFGIDCSGFTQMVYKLNGHYLHRDASQQATQGDALSFIEESEPGDLAFFDNEEGNIIHVGIIMENNYIIHASGKVRIDRLDHLGIFNPETQKHTHKLRVIKKVI; this comes from the coding sequence ATGTTTGGAATTTGTAATTTAGCCATTATCCCACTTCGATTCGAACCGAGCGACAGAAGCGAAATTGTTTCTCAAGTCTTGTTTGGCGAACATTTTGAAGTGTTAGAAGAGTTAAAACAATGGCGTCGAATTCGCTTACATTATGATAACTATGAAGGTTGGGTAGATTCAAAACAATTTCAAATTATTAGCGAAACTGATTACAAAACACTTTCAAAAGAACCTATTACATTAAATGCAGATTTGATTGATTACATTTCAGCACCAAATAATACCTTGCTTCCTATTCCTTTAGGAGCATCGCTGTCTTTTTTAAATCACAGTAACATCAATTCGGCTCATTTTGAATTTGATGGTACAAAAACCAGCGGAATACAAGACAAAAGTAAATTAATCAATACCGCTTTTATGTATTTGAATGCTCCTTATCTATGGGGAGGAAAAACACCTTTTGGTATTGATTGTTCTGGTTTTACTCAGATGGTATACAAACTCAATGGGCATTACTTACACCGTGATGCCTCACAACAAGCTACTCAAGGAGATGCGTTAAGTTTTATTGAAGAAAGTGAACCTGGAGATTTGGCTTTTTTTGACAATGAAGAAGGAAACATCATTCATGTGGGCATCATTATGGAAAACAATTATATCATTCATGCCAGTGGAAAGGTACGTATTGATCGCTTAGACCATTTGGGTATTTTCAACCCCGAAACCCAAAAACACACCCATAAATTAAGAGTCATCAAAAAAGTGATATAA